The Rhizobium leguminosarum genome includes a region encoding these proteins:
- a CDS encoding MFS transporter has translation MKSIIAERSEAIAEQAPSVRWALASLSLSMLLPSLGTSIANVGLPSLAQAFDAAFQDVQWIVLAYLLAITTLIVSVGRLGDITGRRRLLLIGILLFTLASVLCGVAPTLWLMIAARAVQGLGAAIMMALTMAFVGETVPKERTGSAMGLLGTMSAIGTALGPSLGGLLIAGLGWPAIFLVNVPLGVLTFFLAYRHLPADISKGKTDRKGFDMAGTLLLALTLSAYALAMTIGHGRFGPMNIALLSAAVFGTGLFVFAEARAASPLIQLTVFRNRVLTASLVMNALVSTVMMATLVVAPFYLSHALGLNQALVGIVMSIGPVISILSGVPAGRLVDRLDGPFVVVAGLLAMAAASVAMAVLPGISGYIAAIAMLTPGYQLFQAANNTAVMADVRPDQRGVISGMLNLSRNLGLITGASVMGAVFAFSSGTPDITAAHPEAVASGMRTTFAVAAALVIAALAIAAGIYRRRTNSEGA, from the coding sequence GTGAAATCGATCATTGCAGAGCGAAGCGAGGCCATCGCCGAACAGGCACCCTCCGTACGATGGGCGCTTGCCAGTCTTTCCCTCTCGATGTTGCTGCCGTCACTCGGCACCAGCATCGCCAATGTCGGCCTGCCGAGCCTGGCGCAGGCGTTCGATGCGGCCTTCCAGGACGTGCAGTGGATCGTTCTCGCCTATCTCCTTGCCATCACCACCCTGATCGTCAGCGTCGGACGGCTCGGCGACATCACCGGCCGCCGCCGGCTGCTGCTCATCGGCATCCTGCTCTTCACGCTGGCCTCGGTCCTCTGCGGCGTCGCGCCGACGTTATGGCTGATGATTGCCGCGCGCGCTGTGCAGGGCCTGGGTGCGGCCATCATGATGGCTCTGACCATGGCCTTTGTCGGCGAAACGGTGCCGAAAGAAAGAACCGGGAGCGCCATGGGGCTGCTCGGAACGATGTCAGCGATCGGCACCGCTCTTGGGCCCTCGCTCGGCGGCCTGCTGATCGCCGGGCTCGGATGGCCGGCAATCTTTCTCGTCAACGTGCCGCTCGGCGTTCTGACCTTCTTTCTCGCCTATCGCCATCTGCCCGCCGATATCAGCAAGGGGAAGACGGATCGGAAGGGCTTCGACATGGCGGGCACACTGTTGCTTGCGCTGACGCTTTCGGCCTATGCGCTGGCGATGACGATCGGGCACGGTCGCTTTGGGCCGATGAACATCGCTCTGCTCTCGGCCGCCGTCTTCGGCACCGGTTTGTTCGTCTTCGCCGAGGCGAGAGCGGCATCACCGCTGATCCAGTTGACGGTATTCCGCAATCGCGTGCTCACCGCCAGCCTCGTGATGAACGCGCTGGTGTCGACTGTGATGATGGCGACGCTGGTGGTGGCGCCGTTCTACCTTTCCCATGCGCTCGGACTCAATCAAGCGCTCGTCGGCATCGTCATGTCGATCGGCCCCGTCATCTCCATCTTGAGCGGGGTCCCGGCCGGTCGCCTGGTCGACCGTCTGGACGGCCCATTCGTCGTCGTCGCAGGGCTCCTCGCCATGGCGGCAGCCTCCGTCGCCATGGCCGTGCTTCCCGGGATATCAGGCTACATCGCCGCCATTGCCATGCTGACACCCGGCTATCAGCTGTTCCAGGCGGCCAACAACACTGCCGTCATGGCGGACGTCCGACCGGACCAGCGCGGCGTCATCTCGGGCATGCTCAACCTGTCGCGCAATCTCGGGCTGATTACCGGCGCATCCGTGATGGGCGCCGTCTTCGCGTTCTCTTCGGGAACACCCGATATCACAGCGGCGCATCCCGAGGCCGTTGCCTCAGGTATGCGGACGACCTTCGCGGTCGCGGCAGCACTGGTTATCGCCGCACTCGCCATCGCGGCCGGGATTTATCGACGCCGAACCAATTCCGAAGGCGCATGA
- a CDS encoding LysR family transcriptional regulator, whose product MSTPDLNLLVTLDVLLAEGSVARAAQRLRLSPSAMSRALARLRETTGDPLLVRAGRGLVPTPRALELRERVGRIVEDAQAILRPAEALDLGQLVRTFTLRTSEGFAESFGPDLIARLGRQAPGVRLRFVQKPDKDSAPLRDGTVDLETGVVGGTTGPEVRAQALFRDCFIGVVRLGHPLCEREITPSLYAAGQHIYVSRRGLDKGQIDDALNALGLERQIATIVSGFSTALALARNSDLIASVPERHTEALRAGMHSFPLPVPTPEITVSLLWHPRMDADPAHRWLRGCVRDACARAD is encoded by the coding sequence ATGTCGACGCCCGATCTCAACCTTCTTGTCACCCTCGATGTGCTGCTTGCCGAAGGCAGCGTTGCGCGTGCGGCGCAAAGGCTGCGGCTCAGCCCGTCGGCGATGAGCCGGGCCTTGGCGCGATTGCGCGAAACGACGGGCGATCCGCTGCTGGTGCGCGCCGGCCGTGGCCTCGTCCCCACGCCCCGCGCGCTCGAACTGCGCGAGCGGGTCGGCCGGATTGTCGAGGACGCGCAGGCGATCCTGCGTCCTGCAGAGGCGCTCGATCTTGGACAACTGGTCCGGACGTTCACGCTGCGCACCAGCGAAGGCTTTGCCGAGAGCTTCGGACCTGATCTCATCGCCCGCCTCGGCCGGCAAGCGCCCGGCGTGCGGCTGCGCTTCGTGCAGAAGCCGGACAAGGACAGCGCCCCGCTTCGCGACGGGACCGTCGATCTGGAAACCGGCGTCGTCGGCGGGACGACGGGTCCGGAGGTGCGGGCGCAGGCCTTGTTCCGCGATTGTTTCATCGGCGTCGTGCGCTTGGGGCATCCGCTTTGCGAGCGCGAGATAACGCCCTCCCTTTATGCCGCCGGCCAGCACATCTACGTCTCGCGGCGCGGCCTCGACAAGGGACAGATCGATGACGCCTTGAATGCGCTCGGGCTGGAGCGGCAGATCGCCACCATCGTCAGCGGCTTTTCCACGGCGTTGGCGCTCGCCCGGAACTCCGATCTGATCGCCAGCGTGCCCGAACGCCACACCGAAGCCTTGCGCGCGGGAATGCACAGTTTTCCCCTCCCCGTCCCGACGCCTGAGATCACGGTGTCATTGCTCTGGCACCCCAGGATGGATGCCGATCCGGCGCATCGCTGGCTGCGCGGCTGCGTT